In a genomic window of Brassica rapa cultivar Chiifu-401-42 chromosome A10, CAAS_Brap_v3.01, whole genome shotgun sequence:
- the LOC117128868 gene encoding F-box/kelch-repeat protein At3g27150-like, with the protein MMLFIVLFLNLQELMSKEMAKINRDMLMLREDQAPKVEASLSQSEPRKISMVGIKPHILDLNVKPCSDSDEEEKGEIAKEFQNLAGLKTHDACYVDHKLLYELEVEIIARLPCFEYWKLQFLNKKFLQLLKSCEIFRVRQEKGLVKPYVILHSGAVSNWEMFDKDFKTFQRLPKVPSSDYCFFHSDKETVSVGTQLIVIGREIDGIVVFRYELENHKWFKGPSMITPRAMYGSASNGKTAFFAGGIKMDENGNPVVVQTVEKYNADTKRWTMINGMHKARKFSSGCFLRGKFYVLGGRDDNDKHLTCGESYDETTNSWELIPDMLKDMTVIAHSQSPPLIAVVDDNLYMLETSLNELRVYDINTNIWKKLGVVPVSANAAFGWGIAFKSMGDRLLVIGTSHSWHRKTVVHSCRPSPDVEEQHWEEIKHWCVGAELPQFIHNCCVMFA; encoded by the coding sequence ATGATGTTATTcatagtattatttttaaatttacagGAATTGATGTCAAAAGAGATGGCTAAAATAAATCGAGATATGCTAATGTTAAGAGAAGACCAGGCTCCTAAAGTTGAAGCAAGCTTGAGCCAATCTGAACCAAGGAAGATTTCAATGGTTGGCATTAAACCTCACATACTTGACTTGAATGTGAAACCTTGTTCTGATTCCGACGaggaagaaaaaggagaaattGCAAAAGAATTTCAGAATCTTGCAGGTCTAAAAACTCATGATGCCTGTTATGTTGATCATAAGCTTTTGTACGAGCTTGAGGTCGAGATCATTGCTCGCCTACCATGCTTTGAATACTGGAAACTGCAGTTTCTTAACAAGAAATTCTTGCAGTTATTAAAGAGCTGTGAAATTTTTAGGGTGAGACAAGAAAAGGGACTTGTGAAACCCTATGTGATTTTGCATTCAGGGGCTGTATCTAATTGGGAAATGTTTGATAAGGATTTTAAAACCTTTCAGAGACTTcctaaagttccttcttctgactATTGCTTTTTCCACAGCGATAAGGAAACAGTTAGTGTGGGTACTCAACTAATTGTCATAGGGAGAGAAATAGATGGAATTGTGGTGTTTCGCTATGAGCTAGAGAATCATAAGTGGTTCAAAGGTCCTTCAATGATCACACCGAGGGCCATGTACGGTTCTGCGAGCAATGGTAAAACCGCATTTTTTGCAGGAGGCATTAAAATGGATGAAAATGGAAACCCTGTTGTTGTGCAAACTGTAGAAAAGTATAATGCTGATACAAAAAGGTGGACTATGATTAATGGAATGCATAAAGCAAGGAAGTTCAGCTCAGGATGCTTCTTGCGTGGAAAATTTTACGTCCTCGGTGGCCGAGATGATAATGATAAACACCTCACTTGTGGAGAAAGTTATGATGAGACGACCAATTCTTGGGAGTTGATACCTGACATGCTAAAAGACATGACAGTCATTGCGCATTCCCAATCTCCGCCCCTTATTGCTGTGGTTGATGACAATCTATACATGTTAGAAACATCTTTGAACGAGCTTCGGGTATATGATATAAACACAAATATTTGGAAGAAGCTTGGTGTTGTCCCTGTGAGCGCAAACGCTGCCTTCGGTTGGGGGATTGCGTTTAAATCGATGGGAGACAGACTTCTGGTGATTGGAACTTCTCACTCTTGGCATAGGAAGACAGTAGTTCACTCATGCCGTCCTTCTCCAGACGTGGAAGAGCAACATTGGGAAGAAATAAAACATTGGTGTGTTGGTGCTGAGCTCCCACAGTTTATTCATAACTGTTGTGTGATGTTTGCTTAA